A region from the Rosa rugosa chromosome 6, drRosRugo1.1, whole genome shotgun sequence genome encodes:
- the LOC133714795 gene encoding putative disease resistance protein At1g50180, which produces MADAVVSVATEGIKLLGNYILQQAKSLSGVSYQVRLAQVELHLMRGFLKDADSRIGEDEVVRIWVELIRDAAYDLEDVIESFALKLAYRRRGGTVKIVLKRFACIFSGGVDLHKIGSEFEDIMTKLSHLRSSLQSYNIKQISGGDGVASSFKRQRDQRLTYAHQVENHIVGFEKITETLVQKLVSEGKSHRVVSIWGMGGSGKTTLAKQVFLQNEVKRHFDCFAWICISQQWEGKDVLEDILIQLTFPTPEKKKEISEKEKDEIAKKRKEISKMKEYEIARQVCSIQRDKRCLVVIDDIWTQEAWNSIKAGFPINEETESRILLTTRKREVALLASGNDHLHQPRQLDENQSWELFEKIAICGRDKTVYYAQKRELGKKMLVHCSGLPLAISVLAGLLSRREKVEEWETVHRNVDKYIMRGTNVLERENTGQGYGVSSVLALSYDDLPSHLKLCFLYLAQFPEDHEIQVTRLTQLWIAEGFIASTSEIQGSVEIMEDVSYGCLTELVERSMIQVVKSGLSGKVKTCRLHDLMRDLCVQKAKEENFLGVVNFSVGPVSNATLIGKVRRLALYLDHNVKYEFSNENGRDGHIRSLLYFAPKFFKQEWNKRIIRSVFNDFKLLRVLKFENIDREFELPKTIGNLVHLRFLSLKDSAFRALPSSVSNLVLLQTLDLRGKYLVDGSWFWIEWDRDTKIRNVFWNMEQLRHLYLPSIYTVSRKLSFARLCNLQTLVNVRIEKCDLNGLVQLSNLKKLGIRSSKSSELEKLKDMLISRNRTYKHLRSLSLETYYGDIIPSDIVLRCPHLYKLRLVGKMTAFPKELPNLTKLTLIRTRLKGDQIEILEKLPNLRVLYLGDRSLESETMVFSQGGFPHLEFLTLELLKDLKEWRVEKEAMPSLQRLRIEWCLELGAVPDGLQEITTLKELTINRMPSRFCRRVGEGGEDFYKIKHVPSLIITNIQPDFDEEPEMEEAAGASQVVVTGPDGDSDQELSVDASPPAPDEKTEEIQLASTFFLS; this is translated from the exons TGCTGTTGTTTCAGTTGCGACCGAGGGGATCAAGCTGCTCGGAAACTACATCCTACAGCAAGCAAAATCCTTGAGTGGAGTCAGCTATCAAGTTAGGCTTGCACAAGTCGAGCTACACTTGATGCGTGGCTTCCTGAAAGATGCAGACTCAAgaattggagaagatgaagttGTACGCATTTGGGTAGAACTCATTAGAGATGCTGCTTATGATTTGGAAGATGTCATAGAATCTTTCGCCTTAAAATTGGCTTACAGGAGGAGAGGAGGTACTGTGAAGATTGTTCTTAAAAGGTTTGCCTGCATTTTCAGTGGAGGAGTTGATCTTCACAAGATTGGGTCGGAATTTGAGGATATTATGACCAAACTTTCTCATCTGAGGTCGAGTTTGCAAAGTTATAACATCAAGCAAATAAGTGGGGGTGATGGCGTCGCTTCTTCTTTTAAGAGGCAACGAGACCAAAGGCTAACTTATGCTCATCAAGTTGAAAATCACATTGTTGGGTTCGAGAAAATTACAGAAACACTGGTGCAAAAGTTGGTGAGTGAAGGAAAGAGTCACCGTGTTGTTTCTATTTGGGGGATGGGCGGCTCCGGAAAAACCACTCTtgcaaaacaggtttttctTCAAAATGAAGTTAAGCGTcattttgattgttttgctTGGATATGTATATCTCAACAGTGGGAAGGAAAGGATGTATTGGAAGATATTTTAATTCAACTCACTTTCCCAAcaccagagaaaaagaaagaaatttctgaaaaggaaaaggatgaaatagcaaagaaaaggaaagaaatttCCAAAATGAAAGAGTATGAAATAGCAAGGCAGGTCTGTAGTATCCAACGAGACAAGAGATGTCTGGTGGTCATTGATGACATATGGACTCAAGAGGCTTGGAATTCTATTAAAGCTGGATTCCCCATCAATGAGGAAACAGAAAGCCGGATATTACTCACTACTCGCAAGAGAGAAGTTGCCTTGCTTGCATCCGGAAATGATCATCTCCATCAACCTCGACAACTAGATGAGaaccagagctgggaactgtttgaaaagatagCCATTTGTGGAAGAGACAAAACAG TTTATTATGCACAGAAGAGAGAATTAGGAAAGAAGATGCTTGTTCATTGTTCAGGTTTGCCATTAGCCATAAGTGTGCTTGCTGGTCTTCTAAGTAGACGAGAGAAAGTTGAGGAGTGGGAAACAGTGCATAGAAATGTTGATAAATACATAATGAGAGGTACAAATGTCCTTGAAAGAGAAAACACAGGTCAAGGGTATGGTGTATCGAGTGTCTTGGCATTGAGTTATGATGATCTACCATCTCACTTAAAACTCTGCTTTCTATACTTGGCCCAATTTCCTGAGGATCATGAGATACAGGTAACAAGATTGACTCAATTATGGATTGCAGAAGGGTTTATAGCTTCAACATCAGAAATACAGGGTTCAGTGGAAATAATGGAAGATGTATCATATGGCTGCCTAACTGAACTGGTGGAAAGATCTATGATTCAAGTTGTAAAATCTGGTTTAAGTGGGAAGGTGAAAACTTGCCGTCTCCATGATCTTATGCGGGACTTGTGCGTGCAAAAGGCAAAAGAGGAGAACTTTCTCGGTGTTGTTAACTTTTCTGTTGGTCCGGTGTCTAATGCAACACTGATTGGTAAGGTTCGAAGACTTGCCCTCTATTTGGACCATAATGTTAAATATGAGTTCAGTAATGAGAATGGAAGAGATGGCCACATTAGGTCTCTATTATACTTTGCCCCAAAATTCTTCAAGCAAGAGTGGAACAAAAGAATAATACGATCAGTATTCAATGACTTCAAATTGCTTAGAGTCTTGAAGTTTGAAAATATAGATAGAGAGTTTGAGTTACCAAAGACGATTGGGAATCTAGTACACTTGAGGTTTCTGAGTCTGAAGGATAGTGCATTTCGTGCCTTGCCATCATCTGTATCTAATCTGGTACTTTTGCAAACTCTAGATCTGCGGGGTAAATATTTAGTTGATGGATCTTGGTTTTGGATTGAGTGGGACAGGGATACCAAAATCAGAAATGTGTTTTGGAATATGGAGCAACTGAGGCATTTGTATTTACCTTCTATTTACACTGTCAGTAGAAAACTTTCATTTGCAAGGCTGTGCAATTTGCAGACGTTGGTCAATGTTAGAATTGAGAAATGTGATTTGAATGGTCTTGTTCAATTAAGCAATCTGAAGAAACTAGGCATAAGGTCATCAAAGTCTAGTGAGTTGGAAAAGCTGAAGGACATGTTGATATCAAGGAATAGAACATATAAACATCTTCGGTCTCTATCTCTGGAGACTTATTATGGGGATATTATACCAAGTGATATAGTATTAAGGTGTCCTCATTTATACAAGCTGCGACTGGTGGGGAAAATGACAGCGTTCCCGAAAGAGCTCCCAAACCTCACCAAGTTAACGCTGATTAGAACAAGACTGAAGGGCGACCAGATTGAAATACTGGAGAAGCTGCCCAACTTAAGGGTGCTTTACCTCGGTGATCGTTCTTTGGAATCAGAAACAATGGTTTTCTCCCAAGGAGGCTTTCCTCATCTGGAATTTCTTACCCTTGAATTGTTGAAGGATTTGAAGGAGTGGAGGGTGGAGAAAGAAGCCATGCCTAGTCTTCAGAGATTGCGCATTGAATGGTGCTTGGAATTGGGGGCAGTTCCAGATGGGCTTCAGGAGATTACTACCCTCAAGGAATTAACAATTAACAGGATGCCCAGTAGATTCTGCAGAAGGGTTggggaaggaggagaggatTTCTACAAAATCAAACATGTGCCTTCTCTTATAATCACAAATATTCAACCCGACTTCGATGAGGAGCCAGAAATGGAGGAAGCAGCAGGCGCGTCCCAAGTAGTAGTTACGGGTCCAGACGGTGACTCTGATCAGGAATTAAGTGTGGATG CTTCTCCTCCTGCTCCTGATGAGAAAACAGAGGAAATACAACTTGCATCCACTTTTTTCCTCAGTTAA